In one window of Dokdonia sp. PRO95 DNA:
- a CDS encoding metallophosphoesterase family protein, which produces MRTLVFGDIHGGYRALVQVLERANVTQDDHLIFLGDYVDGWSESDAVIDELMRLKKEHKKVTLIRGNHDDLVQQWLEGKTMSPKWLQHGGQSTINCYEKRSAQEIKEHIKFYKTFEDYYLDDKNRFFCHAGFQNLNGPDYEWHSTAFYWDRTLWEMACAMREDLKKEDPLYPKRLQLFEEIYIGHTPTTRINSLVPVNKANIWNLDTGAAFKGSLTVMDVDTKEFWQSDALPSLYPDETGRN; this is translated from the coding sequence ATGAGAACATTAGTTTTCGGAGATATACATGGAGGTTACAGAGCATTAGTGCAGGTTTTGGAGAGAGCAAATGTCACACAAGATGACCATCTCATTTTTTTAGGAGATTATGTAGACGGCTGGAGTGAGAGTGATGCAGTGATTGATGAGTTAATGCGCCTTAAAAAAGAACACAAAAAAGTCACTTTGATACGTGGCAACCATGACGACCTTGTACAGCAATGGCTAGAAGGAAAAACGATGTCTCCTAAGTGGTTACAGCATGGCGGGCAAAGTACAATAAATTGCTATGAGAAGAGATCTGCTCAAGAAATTAAAGAGCATATAAAATTTTATAAAACTTTTGAAGATTACTATTTAGATGATAAAAATCGCTTTTTCTGTCATGCGGGTTTTCAAAATTTAAACGGTCCAGACTACGAGTGGCACAGTACCGCATTTTATTGGGATCGTACACTCTGGGAGATGGCTTGTGCCATGAGAGAGGATCTCAAAAAGGAAGACCCATTATATCCTAAACGGTTACAATTATTTGAAGAGATTTATATAGGTCACACACCCACTACGCGTATTAATTCCTTGGTTCCTGTAAATAAAGCAAACATTTGGAATCTTGACACTGGAGCAGCTTTTAAGGGTTCACTTACAGTAATGGATGTGGACACGAAGGAGTTTTGGCAAAGTGATGCACTTCCATCATTATATCCAGATGAAACAGGTCGAAATTAA